A window of Streptomyces armeniacus contains these coding sequences:
- a CDS encoding acyl-CoA dehydrogenase family protein, which translates to MDRYFTDQRHKQLRLEVREFAEREVRPRIPQMESARTVSHALSRLIARQGWIGVTVPRAYGGMGAGHLAKTVIIEELSRESGAMGAMVQASQLGVAKIVHFGNEEQKKAWLPAIASGDCLPTIAVTEPESGGHVLGMTSTAVRDGDDYILNGSKVFVGNSHVGDLHGVVVRTGPGSKGLSAFLVESDRPGFSLGEQKPSMGLHGFSFGELRFDNCRVPASNLLGAEGDGLSVAYSSSVLYGRANLTAVSLGIHQAVLDETTAFCAERHRYGAPLADLGAVKLKLGQMQSRLMTARLAAYHAVHLLDRGLPCDAELMNAKLVNVEYALDSARTAMEIHAAAGLFTDRPVERYLRDAHHIFAPAGTSDIQRLRLGEVAMGSAKGSWSHKLSDLVQMEPTPAV; encoded by the coding sequence ATGGATCGCTACTTCACGGACCAGCGGCACAAGCAGCTGCGTCTCGAAGTGCGAGAGTTCGCAGAACGGGAGGTCAGGCCACGGATACCGCAGATGGAGTCGGCTCGCACCGTCTCCCACGCGCTGTCCCGTCTGATAGCCCGTCAAGGCTGGATCGGAGTGACCGTCCCGCGCGCGTACGGCGGCATGGGCGCAGGTCACCTCGCCAAGACCGTGATCATCGAGGAACTGTCCCGCGAGAGCGGCGCCATGGGCGCCATGGTGCAGGCGTCCCAGCTGGGCGTCGCCAAAATCGTTCACTTCGGCAACGAGGAGCAGAAGAAGGCCTGGTTGCCGGCAATTGCCTCCGGTGACTGCCTCCCCACCATCGCCGTGACCGAGCCCGAGTCCGGCGGTCATGTCCTCGGCATGACGAGCACCGCGGTCCGCGACGGGGACGACTACATCCTCAACGGCAGCAAGGTCTTCGTCGGCAACAGCCACGTCGGCGACCTGCACGGCGTCGTGGTCCGTACGGGCCCCGGCTCCAAGGGGCTCTCCGCGTTCCTCGTCGAGTCCGACCGGCCCGGCTTCAGCCTGGGCGAGCAGAAGCCCTCGATGGGGCTGCACGGCTTCAGCTTCGGCGAGCTGCGGTTCGACAACTGCCGTGTGCCGGCGTCAAATCTGCTCGGCGCCGAGGGCGACGGGCTGTCCGTCGCGTACTCCTCGAGCGTGCTCTACGGCCGCGCCAACCTCACCGCCGTCTCCCTCGGCATACACCAGGCGGTGCTCGACGAGACCACCGCGTTCTGCGCCGAACGGCACCGCTACGGCGCGCCGTTGGCCGATCTGGGCGCTGTCAAGCTGAAACTCGGCCAGATGCAGTCACGGCTGATGACCGCCCGGCTGGCGGCGTACCACGCCGTGCACCTCCTCGACCGGGGCCTGCCGTGCGACGCGGAGCTGATGAACGCCAAGCTCGTCAACGTCGAGTACGCGCTGGACTCCGCCCGTACCGCCATGGAGATCCACGCGGCGGCCGGACTCTTCACCGACCGTCCCGTGGAGCGCTACCTGCGGGACGCCCACCACATCTTCGCGCCCGCCGGCACCTCCGACATCCAGCGCCTGCGGCTCGGCGAGGTGGCGATGGGCAGCGCGAAGGGCTCGTGGTCGCACAAGCTCTCCGATCTGGTGCAGATGGAGCCGACCCCCGCGGTCTGA
- a CDS encoding GAF domain-containing protein — translation MSYDPTSHLLLTPEDGDAPNRVVRLRELGIGDAPVPEFDDFARKLANVTGAPYAMVNFIDEDRQYFAGLYAPGADHAVELGTSGNQSSGVGRVMARDHGYCPHVVVRRKALVLEDVCDYPRFAGNPVVDEIGIRSYLGAPLIDRTGMALGTVCVVDQEPRPWGRQGLETIKTLAAELVDQIHRREHERS, via the coding sequence ATGTCATATGACCCAACCTCCCACCTGCTCCTGACTCCTGAGGACGGAGACGCGCCGAACCGCGTGGTCAGGCTGCGCGAGCTGGGGATCGGGGATGCGCCTGTCCCCGAGTTCGACGACTTCGCGCGGAAGCTCGCGAACGTGACGGGCGCGCCGTACGCGATGGTGAACTTCATCGACGAGGACCGCCAGTACTTCGCGGGCCTCTACGCGCCGGGCGCCGACCACGCCGTCGAACTCGGCACCTCGGGAAACCAGTCCAGCGGTGTGGGCCGGGTGATGGCACGCGACCACGGCTACTGCCCGCACGTCGTCGTACGGCGCAAGGCGCTGGTGCTGGAGGACGTGTGCGACTATCCGCGGTTCGCCGGCAATCCCGTCGTGGACGAGATCGGCATCCGCTCGTATCTGGGCGCCCCGCTCATCGACCGTACGGGCATGGCGCTGGGCACCGTCTGCGTGGTGGACCAGGAGCCTCGGCCGTGGGGACGCCAGGGTCTGGAGACGATCAAAACCCTGGCCGCCGAGCTCGTGGACCAGATCCACCGCCGGGAGCACGAGCGCTCCTGA
- a CDS encoding GTP-binding protein, which produces MGSVNDSDPFPTALKILIAGGFGVGKTTLVGAVSEIEPLSTEELLTQVSAGTDSLEGVEDKTTTTVAMDFGRISLSAAHVLYLFGTPGQERFWFMWDELSAGALGAVVLADTRRLEDCFAAVDFFERRGIGFIVAVNEFDGSFHYDPEEVRAAIDLKPEVPVVLCDARQASSSTQVLVALVQHLIDSRSQHVTDVI; this is translated from the coding sequence ATGGGCTCCGTAAACGACTCTGATCCTTTTCCGACCGCGCTGAAGATCCTGATCGCCGGAGGCTTCGGCGTCGGGAAGACCACCCTGGTCGGCGCGGTCAGCGAGATCGAGCCGCTGAGTACCGAGGAGCTGCTGACGCAGGTAAGCGCGGGCACGGACAGCCTCGAGGGGGTGGAGGACAAGACCACCACCACCGTCGCCATGGACTTCGGCCGCATCTCGCTGAGCGCCGCCCATGTGCTCTACCTCTTCGGCACGCCGGGGCAGGAGCGCTTCTGGTTCATGTGGGACGAGCTCTCGGCGGGCGCGCTGGGAGCCGTGGTCCTGGCCGACACGCGCCGCCTCGAGGACTGCTTCGCGGCGGTGGACTTCTTCGAGCGGCGCGGCATCGGATTCATCGTGGCCGTCAACGAGTTCGACGGTTCGTTCCACTACGACCCGGAGGAGGTGCGCGCCGCCATAGACCTCAAGCCAGAGGTGCCGGTGGTGCTCTGTGACGCCCGGCAGGCCAGTTCCAGCACCCAGGTCCTGGTCGCTCTTGTACAGCATCTGATCGACTCGAGGAGTCAGCATGTCACCGATGTCATATGA
- a CDS encoding DUF742 domain-containing protein has translation MTEPVEGPWLDGDAGRLVRPYTVSDGRTKPSAHFDLLTLVMATGNRPHSYLGPDHTHVLGLCGGPLSVAEIAAHIRQPAVVTKVLLSDLVDCGAITARAPERAPLGQHATDRDLLEAVLDGLRKRL, from the coding sequence ATGACAGAACCCGTGGAGGGCCCGTGGCTCGACGGTGACGCGGGACGACTGGTGCGCCCGTACACGGTGAGCGACGGGCGCACCAAACCCTCGGCACACTTCGACTTACTCACCCTGGTGATGGCGACCGGCAACCGGCCGCACAGCTACCTGGGCCCGGATCACACCCATGTGCTCGGACTGTGCGGCGGCCCGCTCTCAGTGGCCGAGATCGCCGCACACATACGTCAGCCCGCGGTGGTGACCAAGGTGCTGCTGTCCGACCTCGTGGACTGCGGTGCCATCACCGCACGGGCGCCCGAACGCGCACCGCTGGGGCAACACGCGACCGACCGAGACCTGCTGGAGGCGGTGCTGGATGGGCTCCGTAAACGACTCTGA
- a CDS encoding roadblock/LC7 domain-containing protein → MVSEAPIGQTPDLSWLLTGLVQRVPHSRSALLLSSDGLVKAAHGLEPDTADHMAALASGLYSLARSAGVRFGDGGEVRQVVVELDTSLLFVSTAGQGACLAVLAGSEADAAVLGYEMAMLVKSVRPYLATPARQPAGH, encoded by the coding sequence ATGGTGAGCGAAGCGCCCATCGGCCAAACTCCGGATCTGTCCTGGCTGCTGACCGGACTCGTCCAGCGCGTACCGCACTCGCGGAGCGCGCTCCTACTGTCGTCCGACGGCCTGGTGAAGGCCGCGCACGGACTGGAGCCGGACACCGCTGACCACATGGCGGCCCTCGCTTCCGGTCTCTACTCGCTGGCCCGCAGCGCCGGAGTCCGCTTCGGTGACGGCGGCGAAGTACGGCAGGTGGTGGTCGAACTGGACACCTCGCTGCTCTTCGTCTCCACCGCCGGCCAGGGCGCGTGCCTCGCGGTGCTCGCCGGAAGCGAGGCGGACGCCGCCGTCCTCGGCTACGAGATGGCGATGCTCGTCAAGAGCGTCCGCCCGTATCTGGCCACCCCCGCGCGGCAGCCGGCAGGGCACTAA
- a CDS encoding ABC transporter permease, with product MLLALLGYLAFLVWPGGGPEDDYPVLQQADQETQLGALLIGLAGLLAANYAVLRARRHGTEAHFGVLVLAEWRRTAAHALSVVPLALLVAVVVAGQYAREAARPHAVGNGSFFELATGPVLVLCFGALGVLLGKLVRSAYAAPMAAMVVISLTFVIMPTSGAARWLTPLTADEREAGPLPSDLLGRPADWHVLYLLGLTLLAAAGALLLSGGRTAVVRATAGALVLTVVGAVGQGVGPSDELTAERERATRDPAAAQQECVRHGVTTYCAFPEFTSWTGEWRKVADGVRALAGGEAAERHVTVRQRVYALDESGPGRELLPGPPGEVTADTTWGGERSLEFAASYARGLVADDESERAVYCDARSVLIMWLAVNGTPDGEDAFETTQSNVSGGGATILSPVNAVKMRDREHGVLRALLDRPREDVAQRVKDSWAELVRPGTSTERAAGLLGVKAPAETAADREWNCA from the coding sequence GTGCTCCTCGCGCTGCTCGGCTACCTCGCGTTCCTGGTGTGGCCGGGCGGCGGCCCGGAGGACGACTACCCGGTGCTGCAGCAGGCCGACCAGGAGACGCAGCTCGGCGCGCTGCTGATCGGCCTCGCCGGTCTGCTCGCGGCCAACTACGCGGTCCTGCGCGCCCGCCGGCACGGCACGGAGGCGCACTTCGGGGTGCTCGTCCTGGCGGAGTGGCGGCGTACGGCGGCGCACGCGCTGTCCGTCGTGCCGCTGGCGCTGCTGGTCGCGGTGGTGGTGGCGGGCCAGTACGCACGGGAGGCGGCGCGTCCGCACGCGGTGGGGAACGGTTCGTTCTTCGAACTGGCCACCGGGCCGGTGCTGGTGCTGTGCTTCGGCGCGCTCGGGGTGCTGCTGGGGAAGCTGGTGCGTTCGGCGTACGCGGCGCCGATGGCGGCGATGGTGGTCATCTCGCTGACGTTCGTGATCATGCCGACGTCGGGTGCCGCGCGGTGGCTGACGCCGCTCACCGCGGACGAGCGCGAGGCGGGCCCGCTCCCGTCCGATCTGCTGGGCCGCCCGGCGGACTGGCACGTGCTGTATCTGCTGGGCCTGACGCTGCTCGCCGCGGCCGGCGCGCTGCTGCTGAGCGGCGGCCGTACGGCGGTCGTACGGGCCACCGCCGGTGCGCTGGTGCTCACGGTGGTGGGCGCGGTCGGGCAGGGCGTGGGCCCCTCGGACGAGTTGACGGCGGAACGCGAGCGGGCGACGCGCGATCCGGCGGCGGCGCAGCAGGAGTGCGTACGGCACGGGGTGACGACGTACTGCGCGTTCCCCGAGTTCACGTCCTGGACCGGCGAGTGGCGGAAGGTGGCGGACGGCGTACGGGCGCTGGCGGGCGGCGAGGCCGCGGAGCGGCACGTGACCGTACGGCAGCGGGTGTACGCGCTGGACGAGAGCGGTCCGGGCCGCGAACTCCTGCCGGGACCGCCGGGCGAGGTGACGGCGGACACGACGTGGGGCGGCGAACGCTCCCTGGAGTTCGCGGCGAGCTACGCACGCGGGCTGGTGGCGGACGACGAGTCGGAGCGCGCGGTGTACTGCGACGCGCGGTCGGTCCTCATCATGTGGCTGGCGGTCAACGGGACACCGGACGGCGAGGACGCGTTCGAGACCACGCAGTCGAACGTGTCCGGCGGCGGCGCGACCATCCTGTCCCCGGTCAACGCGGTCAAGATGCGGGACCGTGAACACGGCGTCCTGCGGGCGCTGTTGGACAGGCCGCGGGAGGACGTGGCGCAGCGGGTCAAGGACTCCTGGGCGGAGCTCGTACGCCCCGGCACCTCCACGGAACGCGCCGCAGGACTGCTCGGCGTCAAGGCCCCGGCGGAGACCGCCGCCGACCGCGAGTGGAACTGCGCGTGA
- a CDS encoding ABC transporter gives MTAPARAEAEVARGGSVGRRIVRRRIVVRGLLRPEARALPWGPMATGAVLGLLLVSVPLVFSLDAGPGVGVNLLRVAALCGAMAVSFALDDPARHTTGVLPVPRPLRQQLRLCLLLPPAAAWWLAVLGLARAGGMAGGSTGVPLADVTLEGAALSALALGLAAGVVRFTGVTAPGPAVVGAVLAAAVAGLTLLPDGVALFVPLGDERWDRAHALWAALLVLAAAAWAACGPEPLRAGGARPFGRLGRGPRARRSGA, from the coding sequence GTGACGGCGCCCGCGCGCGCGGAGGCGGAAGTGGCGAGAGGCGGCTCCGTAGGGAGGCGGATCGTACGGAGGCGGATCGTGGTCCGCGGCCTGCTGCGGCCGGAGGCGCGTGCGCTGCCCTGGGGGCCTATGGCGACGGGCGCCGTCCTCGGGCTGCTGCTCGTGTCCGTACCGCTGGTGTTCTCGCTGGACGCCGGGCCGGGCGTGGGCGTCAACCTGCTGCGGGTGGCGGCGTTGTGCGGCGCGATGGCCGTCTCGTTCGCGCTGGACGACCCGGCCCGGCACACCACGGGTGTGCTGCCGGTGCCGCGCCCGCTGCGGCAGCAGCTGCGGCTGTGCCTGCTGCTGCCGCCGGCCGCCGCGTGGTGGCTGGCCGTGCTCGGCCTGGCGCGGGCGGGCGGCATGGCCGGCGGCAGTACGGGCGTACCGCTGGCGGACGTGACGCTGGAGGGCGCCGCGCTGTCCGCGCTCGCGCTCGGACTGGCGGCGGGGGTGGTGCGGTTCACGGGGGTGACCGCTCCGGGCCCCGCCGTCGTGGGCGCCGTACTGGCGGCCGCGGTGGCGGGCCTCACGCTGCTGCCGGACGGCGTCGCGCTGTTCGTGCCGCTCGGCGACGAACGCTGGGACCGCGCCCACGCGTTGTGGGCCGCGCTGCTGGTCCTGGCCGCCGCGGCGTGGGCCGCCTGCGGCCCGGAGCCGCTGCGCGCGGGGGGCGCGCGCCCGTTCGGGCGGCTCGGCCGCGGCCCCCGCGCGCGCCGCTCCGGCGCCTGA
- a CDS encoding SPFH domain-containing protein: protein MDPSDFPAAKEQGGDIDTVMSEQTVPLDEAGETLNRSEQRREDGQKVHAICPMVIPRGRSFLSMLPVSLLLVVGVIGTASVAAVSSGSAFTNPLFGWHYWLMSLLAVGFVWWRQGMVMVPDGCHALITRFGKLEQVVGPGRVILLNPWKRVSYIINTTREYPFNAPVREAPTKGGVKASIDLFIQFRISDPVEFVYTLGAVRGFQEKLSNAVSETIRSLIYEQEAATIYDMVGEDTGRLLEQLNQQFRPAVELTNANITHAEPADRNYRMDLAAPEMVRLAKEAYTHEYALQLRKEQDEGDLSKELATRQETLSSIQADIAQHQARMDTAVERETNRAQALARQRYVQAESEAKANAALLEAQALDIRAVTAAEAPEILEYRYQQQVLDTLEEMAGHLPRVVRIGGAGDGNAAVAGTGAAGTGAGAAGVDFLALARELVGEHGAELFSAGDMAAVRDRLPEVSDRIAGREAEIASLLEAADRPTVPDTTAGGTTAGDDDRDEHTAHAEHTEHTAHAEQDEETAE from the coding sequence ATGGACCCGTCCGACTTCCCGGCCGCCAAGGAGCAGGGCGGCGACATCGACACGGTGATGTCGGAGCAGACCGTCCCGCTGGACGAGGCGGGCGAAACGCTCAACCGCAGCGAACAGCGCCGCGAGGACGGCCAGAAGGTGCACGCCATCTGCCCGATGGTGATCCCGCGCGGACGCTCGTTCCTAAGCATGCTGCCGGTGTCGCTGCTGCTCGTGGTCGGCGTCATCGGTACGGCGTCGGTCGCGGCCGTCTCGTCCGGCAGCGCCTTCACCAACCCGCTGTTCGGCTGGCACTACTGGCTGATGTCGCTGCTCGCGGTCGGCTTCGTGTGGTGGCGGCAGGGCATGGTGATGGTCCCCGACGGCTGCCACGCGCTGATCACCCGCTTCGGGAAGCTGGAGCAGGTGGTGGGCCCGGGCCGGGTGATCCTGCTGAACCCGTGGAAGCGGGTGTCGTACATCATCAACACCACGCGCGAGTACCCCTTCAACGCGCCCGTACGGGAGGCCCCGACGAAGGGCGGCGTGAAGGCGTCGATCGATCTGTTCATCCAGTTCCGGATCAGCGACCCGGTCGAGTTCGTCTACACGCTGGGCGCCGTGCGCGGCTTCCAGGAGAAGCTCAGCAACGCCGTCAGCGAGACGATCCGCAGCCTCATCTACGAGCAGGAGGCCGCGACGATCTACGACATGGTGGGCGAGGACACCGGACGGCTGCTGGAGCAGCTGAACCAGCAGTTCCGGCCCGCCGTCGAGCTGACCAACGCCAACATCACGCACGCCGAGCCCGCCGACCGCAACTACCGCATGGACCTGGCCGCCCCGGAGATGGTGCGGCTCGCCAAGGAGGCGTACACCCACGAGTACGCGCTCCAGCTGCGCAAGGAGCAGGACGAGGGCGACCTCAGCAAGGAGCTGGCCACCCGGCAGGAGACCCTGTCGTCGATCCAGGCGGACATCGCCCAGCACCAGGCGCGCATGGACACCGCCGTGGAGCGCGAGACCAACCGCGCACAGGCGCTCGCCCGCCAGCGCTACGTACAGGCCGAGTCCGAGGCGAAGGCCAACGCGGCGCTGCTGGAGGCCCAGGCGCTGGACATCCGCGCGGTGACGGCGGCCGAGGCGCCGGAGATCCTCGAGTACCGCTACCAGCAGCAGGTGCTGGACACGCTGGAGGAGATGGCCGGGCACCTGCCGCGCGTCGTACGCATCGGCGGAGCCGGCGACGGGAACGCCGCCGTTGCCGGTACGGGTGCCGCTGGTACGGGTGCCGGTGCGGCCGGGGTGGACTTCCTCGCGCTCGCCCGCGAACTCGTCGGCGAGCACGGCGCGGAGCTGTTCTCGGCGGGCGACATGGCCGCCGTACGGGACCGGCTGCCGGAGGTGTCCGACCGGATCGCGGGCCGGGAGGCGGAGATCGCCAGCCTGCTGGAGGCGGCGGACCGGCCGACCGTACCGGACACGACAGCCGGTGGAACCACCGCCGGGGACGACGACCGTGACGAGCACACGGCGCACGCCGAGCACACCGAGCACACCGCGCACGCCGAGCAGGACGAGGAGACCGCCGAATGA
- a CDS encoding SPFH domain-containing protein: MSIARAGRRSVISEEVAPWGDIPQLLRGGEAGKITPVIIPRNRQRVWWMVPMWLGVLALLTGIMLNVEGSGADAASDLAYGALATLAYVGGVLLLVGGGLWWWRSSIVKIEQGTTGILTRYGAIARTLDPGRHFLWHPWSRVEFVVDTATEIPYSAPVVACPTRENVPLRSIEFFLKFRITDAVLFVRTIGAGNFDLVLSNAVQDAIRQRGRQVRTEHAYDLRGSDVADMQELLNRQLSRYGVRITGSNIPDVQLPVQYQQHLATRERVAKERTAYEQEWGLTRKRRTDSLQMDIERAKKVRDARIVEVRAALNKAREDVAQLLEERETEAQKVRFEIETRGRSGLISAENEARAQRRLAQAYRDNRAVLQYELARRRLEVGATLAGSAPQPLVVRTDGGGGGDTSALSTLVTAQLLPRLAALPDGGAYDEEE, encoded by the coding sequence ATGAGCATCGCACGCGCCGGCCGCCGGTCGGTGATCTCGGAAGAGGTCGCTCCCTGGGGCGACATCCCGCAACTGCTGCGCGGCGGCGAGGCCGGCAAGATCACCCCGGTGATCATCCCGCGCAACCGCCAGCGGGTGTGGTGGATGGTCCCGATGTGGCTCGGCGTCCTCGCCCTGCTCACCGGCATCATGCTGAACGTCGAAGGGTCCGGCGCCGACGCCGCGTCCGACCTCGCGTACGGCGCCCTCGCCACGCTCGCCTACGTCGGCGGCGTACTGCTGCTGGTGGGCGGCGGCCTGTGGTGGTGGCGCTCGTCGATCGTGAAGATCGAGCAGGGCACCACCGGCATCCTCACCCGCTACGGCGCGATCGCCCGCACGCTGGACCCCGGACGGCACTTCCTGTGGCACCCGTGGTCGCGGGTGGAGTTCGTGGTGGACACCGCCACGGAGATCCCGTACTCGGCGCCGGTCGTCGCCTGCCCGACGCGGGAGAACGTGCCCCTGCGGTCCATCGAGTTCTTCCTGAAGTTCCGCATCACGGACGCCGTGCTGTTCGTACGGACCATCGGGGCGGGCAACTTCGACCTCGTGCTGTCCAACGCCGTACAGGACGCCATCCGGCAGCGCGGCCGCCAGGTGCGCACGGAGCACGCGTACGACCTGCGCGGCTCGGACGTCGCCGACATGCAGGAACTCCTCAACCGGCAGCTGTCCCGCTACGGCGTCCGCATCACCGGCAGCAACATCCCGGACGTGCAGCTGCCCGTGCAGTACCAGCAGCACCTGGCCACCCGTGAACGCGTCGCCAAGGAGCGCACCGCGTACGAGCAGGAGTGGGGCCTGACCCGGAAGCGCCGTACGGACAGCCTGCAGATGGACATCGAGCGGGCGAAGAAGGTGCGGGACGCGCGCATCGTCGAGGTGCGGGCGGCGCTCAACAAGGCCCGCGAGGACGTCGCGCAGCTGCTCGAGGAGCGCGAGACGGAGGCGCAGAAGGTGCGCTTCGAGATCGAGACGCGCGGCCGCAGCGGACTCATCTCAGCCGAGAACGAGGCACGTGCGCAGCGCCGGCTGGCGCAGGCGTACCGGGACAACCGCGCGGTGCTCCAGTACGAACTGGCCCGCCGCCGCCTGGAGGTCGGCGCGACGCTGGCGGGCAGCGCGCCACAGCCGCTGGTGGTACGTACGGACGGGGGCGGCGGTGGCGACACCTCGGCGCTGTCCACGCTGGTCACGGCGCAACTGCTGCCGCGGCTGGCGGCGCTGCCGGACGGCGGAGCGTACGACGAGGAGGAGTAG
- a CDS encoding FAD-binding protein, whose translation MAGNLTNWARNVEFQAAGGLRTPASLDELCALVAEGGRVRALGAGHSFNRAADTTGTLVSLSRMPRLAEVDTGARTVRAGAGMTFAQLCAALRPYGLALPNLPSTPHFTLAGAYATGTHGSGDAHGTLATAVRAVELVTADGKVSTLSSAEDGGVGGDFDGDFGGDFGGAVTSLGALGIATAVTLDLCPAFEVEQHVYEGLPWGAFTEHIDALPATAYSVSAFTDWGGDSVRLWLKRRVGDPLPDLAWTGARPATRPHHPIDGMPTANATEQLGVAGPWDERLPHFRSGFLPSAGDELQSEYLVPRTDAAAAVQALRTLRPWLAPVLQVSEIRSVAADGQWLSPSHGRASVAFHFTWVADAAAVEPVLVRLEEALAPFDARPHWGKLSTTAPEALRRSYARWDDFAALLARCDPGGTFRNAPLDHYFPAAPASG comes from the coding sequence ATGGCGGGAAACCTGACGAACTGGGCCCGGAACGTCGAGTTCCAGGCGGCCGGCGGCCTCCGTACCCCGGCCTCGCTCGACGAGCTGTGCGCGCTCGTGGCCGAGGGCGGGCGCGTACGGGCGCTGGGCGCCGGGCACTCGTTCAACCGCGCCGCCGACACGACGGGCACCCTCGTCAGCCTGAGCCGTATGCCCCGGCTCGCGGAGGTGGACACCGGCGCGCGCACCGTACGCGCCGGCGCGGGCATGACCTTCGCCCAACTGTGCGCCGCACTCCGCCCGTACGGCCTCGCGCTGCCCAACCTGCCGTCCACACCGCACTTCACGCTCGCGGGCGCGTACGCCACCGGAACGCACGGTTCGGGTGACGCGCACGGGACGCTCGCCACCGCCGTACGGGCCGTCGAACTGGTCACGGCGGACGGCAAGGTCAGCACGCTGTCCTCTGCTGAAGACGGGGGCGTCGGCGGGGACTTCGATGGCGACTTCGGCGGTGACTTCGGGGGTGCCGTGACCTCTCTCGGCGCGCTCGGCATCGCCACCGCCGTCACGCTCGACCTGTGCCCCGCCTTCGAGGTCGAGCAGCACGTGTACGAGGGCCTGCCGTGGGGCGCGTTCACCGAACACATCGACGCGCTGCCGGCCACCGCGTACAGCGTCAGCGCCTTCACCGACTGGGGCGGCGACTCCGTACGGCTGTGGCTGAAGCGCCGCGTCGGCGACCCTCTGCCGGACCTCGCCTGGACCGGCGCCCGCCCCGCGACCCGCCCGCACCACCCCATCGACGGGATGCCGACGGCCAACGCCACCGAGCAACTGGGCGTCGCCGGGCCGTGGGACGAGCGGCTGCCGCACTTCCGTTCCGGTTTCCTGCCGAGCGCGGGCGACGAGCTGCAGTCCGAGTACCTGGTGCCGCGCACGGACGCCGCCGCGGCCGTACAGGCGCTCCGCACCCTGCGGCCGTGGCTCGCGCCCGTACTCCAGGTGTCCGAGATCCGCAGCGTGGCGGCCGACGGGCAGTGGCTCAGCCCGAGCCACGGGCGGGCCAGCGTCGCGTTCCACTTCACGTGGGTCGCGGACGCGGCGGCCGTCGAGCCCGTGCTCGTACGCCTCGAAGAGGCGCTCGCGCCGTTCGACGCGCGCCCCCACTGGGGGAAGCTCTCCACGACGGCCCCGGAGGCGCTGCGCCGCTCGTACGCGCGATGGGACGACTTCGCGGCGCTGCTGGCGCGGTGCGACCCGGGTGGCACGTTCCGGAACGCGCCCCTCGACCACTACTTTCCGGCGGCCCCTGCGTCGGGCTGA
- a CDS encoding LAETG motif-containing sortase-dependent surface protein, with the protein MVSVSLKGLPDEIKAGGGWHTFTLDVANKTGTALGAVEASVTANNGSPSENGDLFEHAWLEFWDAGEGKWMSLEDQGRNDVRDTGIIFGFTDLDAKESATLKFRLRVDAGATPGPSYAGGGATYVDPEEGCTDGTTTPSANFDVLAPGQEGGGGSETSPATEPGAAPDGTKPQGGASKPADGGSGESGEKLAETGSSSATTAVAAAGALAVVAGAGTVLVVRRRRGGAASA; encoded by the coding sequence ATGGTGAGTGTCAGCCTCAAGGGGCTGCCCGACGAGATCAAGGCGGGTGGCGGCTGGCACACGTTCACCCTGGACGTGGCCAACAAGACCGGCACCGCGCTCGGCGCGGTCGAAGCGTCCGTCACCGCCAACAACGGTTCCCCCAGCGAGAACGGCGACCTGTTCGAGCACGCCTGGCTGGAGTTCTGGGACGCCGGTGAGGGCAAGTGGATGAGCCTGGAGGACCAGGGCCGGAACGACGTCCGCGACACCGGCATCATCTTCGGCTTCACCGACCTGGACGCGAAGGAATCGGCCACGCTGAAGTTCCGGCTGCGGGTCGACGCCGGGGCCACGCCCGGCCCGAGTTACGCGGGCGGCGGTGCCACGTACGTGGACCCGGAGGAGGGCTGCACCGACGGCACCACCACCCCGTCCGCCAACTTCGACGTGCTGGCCCCCGGCCAGGAGGGCGGCGGCGGTTCCGAGACGTCACCGGCGACCGAGCCCGGTGCCGCGCCGGACGGCACCAAGCCGCAGGGCGGCGCTTCGAAGCCCGCGGACGGCGGGAGCGGCGAGAGCGGCGAGAAGCTCGCCGAGACGGGTTCCTCCTCCGCGACGACGGCCGTCGCCGCGGCCGGTGCCCTGGCCGTGGTGGCCGGTGCGGGAACGGTGCTCGTCGTACGGCGCCGCCGGGGCGGTGCCGCCTCGGCGTGA